One segment of Triticum aestivum cultivar Chinese Spring chromosome 2A, IWGSC CS RefSeq v2.1, whole genome shotgun sequence DNA contains the following:
- the LOC123191837 gene encoding uncharacterized protein, whose translation MYPSPAPTQRRNGVCDEANQSWGVRIRRISSGREKAARSGGVGAEAAAMPWLASTTELAARTAEICGPRPRHLAPRSGGAQPAGAAAPDPESPASSTGQQREDGFVYDLPDNSYAHACRFTGETDAFMDVMHLHKLALHGQWSEAIKYLSRYLPSDRPLGVHGRALCHFLRLHKAIDDIVAGAKEALPVTAAVSLCLDRFPTRSPALTKLRIIFLSLIESKTLRDSVDLMRLRCEASSIMHDLVTQTSELKDYMRSCGGSMDPQNVLPLGFGHASLRPRRHLKKQGGQVPASVVARLYLQKKKMYVYSD comes from the exons ATGTACCCGTCACCGGCACCCACCCAGCGGAGGAATGGCGTCTGCGATGAGGCAAACCAGAGCTGGGGGGTGAGGATCCGCCGAATCAGCAGCGGAAGGGAGAAGGCGGCCAGATCTGGCGGCGTCGGAGCAGAGGCCGCCGCCATGCCCTGGCTCGCATCCACCACAGAGCTCGCCGCCCGCACGGCCGAGATCTGCGGCCCGCGCCCGCGCCACCTTGCGCCGAGGTCCGGTGGCGCCCAACCagccggggccgccgccccagatccCGAGTCCCCCGCGAGCAGCACAGGGCAGCAGCGAGAGGA TGGATTTGTCTACGACTTGCCTGATAATTCGTACGCGCATGCGTGCAGGTTCACCGGTGAGACGGACGCGTTCATGGACGTGATGCATCTGCACAAGCTGGCGCTCCACGGCCAGTGGAGCGAGGCCATCAAGTACCTCTCCCGCTACCTGCCGTCCGACCGTCCGCTGGGCGTCCACGGCCGCGCCCTCTGCCACTTCCTCCGCCTGCACAAGGCCATCGATGACATCGTCGCCGGGGCAAAGGAGGCCCTCCCCGTGACCGCGGCCGTCAGTCTGTGCTTGGACCGCTTCCCCACTCGCAGCCCTGCCCTCACGAAGCTCCGCatcatcttcttgtccctcatCGAGTCCAAGACACTAAG GGATTCCGTGGACTTGATGCGGCTGAGGTGCGAGGCTTCATCGATCATGCATGACTTGGTTACTCAGACTTCAGAGTTGAAAGACTATATGCGCTCCTGCGGCGGGTCAATGGATCCCCAGAACGTACTTCCCCTCGGATTCGGCCACGCTAG TTTACGTCCGAGGCGACACCTGAAGAAACAGGGCGGCCAGGTCCCGGCGTCTGTGGTTGCCAGGCTTTATCTTCAGAAGAAGAAGATGTATGTG TACTCTGACTAA